Proteins from a single region of Nitrospirota bacterium:
- the nifH gene encoding nitrogenase iron protein, whose product MRQIAIYGKGGIGKSTTTQNLVAALAEAGRKCMIIGCDPKADSTRLILNRKMQNTVMDMAREKGKVEDLDLDEVLLTGFKGIRCAESGGPEPGVGCAGRGVITAINFLEENGAYGDDTEFIFYDVLGDVVCGGFAMPIREGKAKEIYIVTSGEMMAMYAANNISRGVLKYAQSGGVRLGGLICNSRKTDMEFELISELASKLGTQMIHFVPRDNEVQRAELRRKTVIDYAPDHPQANEYRELARKIADNKNFVIPTPITMDELERLLMDYGIMEKEEAA is encoded by the coding sequence ATGAGACAGATTGCAATCTACGGCAAGGGCGGCATCGGCAAGTCAACAACAACGCAGAATTTGGTGGCAGCACTCGCAGAGGCGGGCCGCAAGTGCATGATCATAGGCTGCGACCCAAAGGCGGACTCAACGCGGCTTATCCTCAACCGCAAGATGCAGAACACGGTCATGGACATGGCACGTGAAAAGGGCAAGGTAGAGGACCTGGATCTGGATGAAGTGCTGCTTACCGGGTTCAAGGGCATCAGGTGCGCTGAGTCCGGCGGCCCTGAGCCGGGAGTTGGCTGCGCGGGCCGCGGCGTTATAACGGCCATAAACTTTCTTGAGGAAAACGGCGCATACGGCGATGATACGGAATTTATTTTCTATGATGTGTTGGGCGACGTGGTCTGCGGCGGGTTTGCGATGCCGATCCGCGAAGGCAAGGCAAAAGAGATCTACATCGTCACCTCCGGTGAAATGATGGCCATGTATGCTGCGAACAATATCTCACGCGGCGTTCTTAAATATGCCCAGTCAGGCGGCGTGCGCCTTGGCGGCCTGATCTGCAACAGCCGCAAGACAGATATGGAGTTTGAGCTCATCTCAGAGCTGGCGAGCAAGCTTGGCACCCAGATGATCCACTTTGTACCGCGCGACAACGAGGTTCAGCGCGCAGAGCTTCGGAGAAAGACTGTCATCGATTATGCGCCCGATCACCCTCAGGCGAACGAATACCGTGAGCTTGCCCGGAAAATAGCTGACAATAAGAACTTCGTGATTCCGACACCCATCACCATGGATGAACTGGAGAGGCTGCTTATGGATTACGGCATTATGGAAAAAGAAGAGGCAGCGTAG
- a CDS encoding 16S rRNA (uracil(1498)-N(3))-methyltransferase, with product MNLILLSEDDFVGQNCVQVQGRRLKHILEVHKASPGDQLSVGLLNGPLGKGTVTTLTPEAITLELHLDQKPPAPLPVILILALPRPKVLKRVLIAASSMGAKKIVLMNAYRVEKSFWKSPLLTKERIDEYLSLGLEQAKDTLMPEVQLKPLFKPFVEDELPAIIQERLALVAHPAAEHPCPRNLNQPAAVAIGPEGGFIAYEIEKLSSIGFMPISLGQRPLRVETVVPALLSKLF from the coding sequence ATGAACCTTATTCTTCTTTCTGAAGACGATTTTGTTGGGCAGAACTGCGTCCAGGTGCAGGGTCGCAGACTAAAACACATACTCGAAGTCCACAAGGCCTCTCCGGGAGATCAACTTTCGGTAGGCCTGCTGAACGGCCCCCTCGGCAAGGGAACCGTAACCACACTGACGCCTGAGGCCATCACCCTTGAACTGCATCTTGACCAGAAGCCGCCCGCTCCGCTTCCTGTGATACTTATCCTCGCTCTGCCTCGCCCCAAGGTTCTGAAACGGGTGCTTATTGCTGCGTCTTCCATGGGTGCAAAGAAGATCGTTCTCATGAACGCCTATCGGGTTGAAAAGAGCTTCTGGAAGAGCCCCCTGCTGACCAAAGAGCGCATTGACGAATATCTGAGCCTCGGACTTGAACAGGCAAAAGATACCCTCATGCCCGAGGTTCAACTCAAACCTCTGTTTAAGCCGTTTGTCGAAGACGAACTGCCGGCGATCATACAGGAGCGTCTTGCGCTGGTGGCCCATCCTGCGGCCGAGCATCCCTGTCCCCGGAATCTGAATCAACCTGCGGCTGTCGCGATAGGCCCGGAAGGGGGTTTCATTGCCTACGAGATTGAAAAGCTCTCCTCCATCGGGTTCATGCCGATCAGCCTCGGTCAACGCCCCCTGCGCGTTGAAACAGTTGTGCCTGCCCTGCTTTCAAAGTTATTCTAA
- a CDS encoding sigma-54-dependent Fis family transcriptional regulator yields MEKIALISKDRSLFKELSGVLLKGTKLTEGTPESDGSFVFFDIDTMRPGMIRELTDSHYVMAVTKQKRTERVMEAATFGAYEVIQRPLTPEAIAGLLEELQEFRDEIRDHIPIAPLPPTPTCAIVGSSPIIMDVCKKLARLSQVDAPVLITGETGTGKELIAESIAQLSSRFGKPFVVVNCAAVPEALLESELFGFEKGSFTGAVASKEGMLKIADEGSVFFDEVGELPLPLQAKLLRFLQTQAFYPLGSTKEVQVNVRVLSATNRNLEAMVKQGTFREDLYHRLRVTTIHIPPLRERRKDILPLVQFFLNRYKQTAPRHIRGFTRQFSRRLSSHDWPGNIRELENTIRSALALARTPYLTTHELSELGSHAVPQQAEAESLGTAVTSFVKQAIENKERGMYDRVHDEVDRALISYVLSHVHENQSEAARLLGISRLTLRKKLKY; encoded by the coding sequence ATGGAAAAGATTGCACTGATCAGCAAAGACCGGTCACTATTCAAGGAGCTTTCAGGGGTTCTGCTAAAAGGCACGAAACTTACCGAAGGCACTCCGGAAAGCGATGGGTCTTTTGTCTTTTTCGATATCGATACCATGCGGCCGGGTATGATCAGGGAACTGACCGACAGCCACTATGTTATGGCAGTCACAAAGCAGAAGCGGACAGAGCGGGTCATGGAAGCCGCGACTTTCGGCGCCTATGAGGTGATACAGCGGCCGCTCACGCCCGAGGCGATTGCCGGCCTTCTTGAAGAGCTTCAGGAATTCCGTGACGAAATCCGGGACCATATCCCGATTGCGCCACTGCCTCCTACGCCGACCTGTGCAATCGTAGGCAGCTCACCGATCATCATGGATGTCTGCAAAAAACTGGCGAGGCTCTCGCAGGTTGATGCACCGGTGCTGATCACGGGAGAAACAGGGACCGGCAAGGAGCTGATCGCAGAATCGATAGCCCAGCTTTCATCGCGCTTTGGGAAACCCTTTGTTGTCGTTAATTGCGCGGCAGTGCCAGAGGCCCTGCTGGAGTCGGAGCTCTTCGGTTTTGAAAAGGGCTCCTTTACCGGAGCGGTCGCATCAAAGGAAGGCATGCTCAAGATCGCCGATGAGGGTTCTGTATTTTTTGATGAAGTAGGGGAACTGCCCCTGCCCCTTCAGGCGAAGCTTCTCCGCTTTCTCCAGACCCAGGCATTTTATCCCCTCGGCAGCACAAAGGAGGTCCAGGTAAATGTGCGGGTGCTCTCGGCAACAAACAGAAATCTCGAAGCAATGGTTAAACAGGGCACATTCAGGGAAGATCTTTATCACCGGCTCCGTGTCACGACGATCCATATCCCGCCGCTTCGGGAGCGCAGAAAAGATATTCTTCCGCTTGTCCAGTTCTTCCTGAACCGCTACAAACAGACAGCGCCGCGCCATATCAGGGGATTTACCCGGCAGTTTTCCAGGCGGCTCAGTTCCCATGACTGGCCCGGAAACATCCGGGAGCTTGAAAACACGATACGGTCTGCCCTGGCACTCGCCAGAACGCCTTATCTTACGACACATGAACTGAGCGAACTCGGTTCTCATGCAGTCCCCCAACAGGCGGAAGCTGAATCACTCGGCACGGCAGTCACTTCCTTTGTGAAACAGGCGATAGAAAATAAGGAACGAGGCATGTATGACCGTGTCCATGACGAGGTTGACCGCGCGCTTATTTCCTATGTCCTCAGCCACGTGCATGAGAACCAGTCAGAGGCAGCCCGCCTGCTAGGCATCAGCAGACTCACTCTCAGGAAGAAACTGAAATACTGA
- a CDS encoding nitrogenase molybdenum-iron protein alpha chain yields the protein MSTAIKDTQKMIEEVLDAYPEKSKKDRAKHLAANDPSGQCSTCQVKSNVKSRPGVMTVRGCAYAGAKGVVWGPVKDQITVSHGPIGCGQYSWWSRRNYYNGQTGIDTFGTMHITTDFQEKNIVYGGDKG from the coding sequence ATGAGCACGGCAATTAAAGATACACAGAAGATGATAGAGGAAGTCCTGGATGCCTACCCGGAGAAGTCGAAGAAGGACCGGGCAAAGCATCTTGCAGCAAACGATCCGTCGGGCCAGTGCAGCACCTGTCAGGTGAAGTCGAACGTCAAGTCCCGGCCAGGCGTTATGACGGTCAGGGGCTGCGCGTACGCAGGGGCAAAAGGTGTTGTCTGGGGTCCTGTAAAAGACCAGATCACGGTCAGCCACGGCCCTATCGGCTGCGGCCAGTACAGCTGGTGGTCGCGCCGCAACTATTATAACGGCCAGACCGGCATCGATACCTTCGGCACCATGCATATCACCACAGATTTTCAGGAGAAGAATATCGTGTATGGCGGCGACAAAGGG
- a CDS encoding nitroreductase family protein, with protein sequence MELFEAIQTRRSVRKFSDRPVEEEKLQQLLEAVRMAPSWANMQCWRFVVVKETATKQQISELSYVESFFAPKGYKVNPAKKALAEAPVVIVACADPVKSGVLWEQTYYMTDLGIACQNLWLAARGLGLGTVFVGVFDESKLRELLGIPSDIRVVGLFPLGYPLEEKTGGPARKPLGEIVFTEKWPS encoded by the coding sequence ATGGAACTTTTCGAGGCGATTCAGACAAGAAGAAGTGTGCGGAAATTTTCGGACAGGCCGGTAGAAGAAGAAAAACTGCAGCAGCTCCTTGAGGCGGTCAGGATGGCACCGTCATGGGCCAATATGCAGTGCTGGCGCTTTGTCGTGGTGAAGGAGACTGCAACAAAACAGCAGATCAGCGAGCTCTCCTATGTCGAGTCTTTTTTTGCTCCCAAGGGCTATAAGGTCAATCCCGCAAAGAAGGCCCTTGCCGAAGCCCCGGTAGTTATCGTTGCCTGCGCAGACCCGGTAAAGTCCGGGGTATTGTGGGAGCAGACGTACTACATGACCGATCTGGGCATCGCCTGCCAGAACCTCTGGCTTGCGGCCCGGGGGCTCGGTCTTGGCACGGTCTTTGTCGGTGTTTTCGATGAGTCAAAGCTGAGGGAGCTTCTTGGCATCCCATCGGATATCAGGGTCGTCGGACTTTTCCCTCTCGGCTATCCCCTTGAGGAAAAAACAGGAGGCCCTGCCCGGAAGCCGCTTGGCGAGATCGTTTTTACGGAGAAATGGCCGAGTTAA
- a CDS encoding PHP domain-containing protein yields MPCNIDLHVHSVNSGDNPTDPEEVVLQAIKRGLDGIAFTEHYYYEASEGVELLREKYGSRIMLFRGVEFSAAEGHCLVFGVNTDMLSIKYAPIADLIKIVNGHGGIVIPSHPFRGVNSIGNMIMKLEGLCALEGFNGCNMHHFNQKAVDTAQALNLPFTGGSDAHAAGEIGSCYTEFSDAVTYDNFIDCLKQGRYHGIDTRKISRLWPF; encoded by the coding sequence ATGCCGTGTAATATCGATCTTCATGTCCATTCAGTAAACAGCGGGGACAATCCGACCGATCCAGAGGAAGTAGTCCTGCAGGCTATCAAACGCGGATTAGACGGCATCGCCTTCACGGAACATTATTATTACGAGGCGTCCGAAGGCGTCGAACTTCTGCGCGAGAAATACGGCAGCAGGATCATGCTCTTCAGGGGTGTTGAGTTCTCTGCCGCTGAAGGCCACTGCCTCGTCTTCGGCGTAAACACGGACATGCTGTCGATTAAATATGCACCTATTGCAGACCTGATAAAGATAGTTAACGGACATGGAGGCATTGTGATCCCGTCACATCCTTTTCGCGGAGTCAACAGCATCGGCAACATGATAATGAAACTGGAGGGGCTCTGCGCCCTGGAGGGATTCAACGGCTGCAACATGCACCACTTTAACCAGAAGGCTGTTGATACAGCACAGGCACTGAACCTCCCTTTCACAGGAGGTTCAGATGCACATGCTGCCGGGGAAATCGGGTCGTGCTACACTGAGTTCTCTGATGCCGTTACCTACGACAATTTCATTGACTGCCTGAAACAGGGCAGATACCACGGCATTGACACCCGCAAGATAAGCAGGCTCTGGCCGTTCTGA